The Paenibacillus polymyxa M1 DNA segment AGTCACCGGTGCTTTCTGCAGCAACCAGGCAAGAGCAATTTGAACGCGGGGAACTCCACGTTTTTCTGCGATTGTCGCAACCTGATCCACAATCAATCGATCGGAATCTGCAGTCGCATCGTATTTAGATTTTGACACTTGATCGGTTTCAGACCGATGTGTTGTTTCCTGCGTATCCCGCGTCAATCTACCTCCTGCAAGCGGGCTATATGGAATTACACCGATCTTTTCCTCCTTACAAAGCGGCAGCATTTCTCTCTCTTCTTCACGGTATAAAAGGTTTAAATGATTTTGCATTGATACAAACCGTGTCCATCCATTATTCTCAGCGACATGCAATGCCTTCAGAAACTGCCATGCATACATGGCAGAAGCACCAATATATCTTGCCTTTCCGGCCTTCACAACATCATGTAATGCTTCCATTGTCTCTTCAATAGGGGTATTGTAATCCCAGCGATGGATTTGGTATAGATCCACATAATCTGTCCCCAGTCGCTTAAGGCTCTTATCAATTTCGCTCATGATAGCCTTTCGGGAAAGTCCCGCACCATTGGGGCCTTGATGCATACGGAAATGAACCTTTGTTGCTAGGACAATTTCATCTCGATTCGCATAATCCTTTAAAGCCCGTCCGACAATTTCCTCGCTAGTTCCATCTGAATATACATTTGCGGTATCAAAAAAATTAATGCCTAGCTCCAGAGCTTTTTTTATAACTGGACGACTGCGCTCTTCATCTAGTATCCATGGATGA contains these protein-coding regions:
- a CDS encoding aldo/keto reductase, with the translated sequence MDYVKLGNTGLDVSRLCLGCMGFGVAERWIHPWILDEERSRPVIKKALELGINFFDTANVYSDGTSEEIVGRALKDYANRDEIVLATKVHFRMHQGPNGAGLSRKAIMSEIDKSLKRLGTDYVDLYQIHRWDYNTPIEETMEALHDVVKAGKARYIGASAMYAWQFLKALHVAENNGWTRFVSMQNHLNLLYREEEREMLPLCKEEKIGVIPYSPLAGGRLTRDTQETTHRSETDQVSKSKYDATADSDRLIVDQVATIAEKRGVPRVQIALAWLLQKAPVTAPIIGATKTSHLEDAVAALSITLTPEEIASLEELYVPHPVIGAL